One genomic window of Glycine soja cultivar W05 chromosome 9, ASM419377v2, whole genome shotgun sequence includes the following:
- the LOC114425601 gene encoding B3 domain-containing transcription factor VRN1-like translates to MTSACNKNPKPIAVRFFKNIFRASLAHGLLKLPTIFTKKYGDGMSNPVSLKSPDSTRWKIYWTKHDGEIWFQKGWKEYATYYGLDHGHLLFFEYEGTSHFNVHIFDTSAVEIDYPSNGTHHGKDSSHVEISDDPVEILDEKFSCQKTREKSTVSSPQPTKKMKAGLTTNVKKRPNVVNLHRHVQIRSIKSQKAKFVKHELDEDESRGIFHTERPKGEQLTSTALNRATAFRSENPSFKLVMNPSFIYGDYLEIPPEFAEIYLKKTHAVVILEVLEGRTWPVICSAPTITGGWHKFASENHLNVGDVCVFELIQKIQGLAFKVSIFRGAEEPSCPISQASADGFCEEVFCKDELECGDVTV, encoded by the exons ATGACTTCCGCATGCAATAAGAATCCCAAGCCCATTGCGGTTCGTTTCTTTAAAAACATCTTCAGAGCAAGTCTTGCACATGGATTACTT AAGCTCCCAacaattttcactaaaaaatacGGAGATGGAATGTCAAACCCTGTGTCTCTAAAGTCCCCAGATAGTACTAGATGGAAAATATATTGGACCAAGCATGATGGTGAGATTTGGTTTCAAAAGGGTTGGAAGGAGTATGCCACATACTATGGTCTAGATCATGGTCACCTGCTGTTCTTTGAATATGAGGgaacttctcattttaatgTGCACATATTCGACACCAGTGCCGTTGAAATAGACTATCCTTCCAATGGTACTCATCATGGAAAGGACAGCAGCCATGTCGAGATTAGCGACGATCCTGTTGAAATTTTGGATGAGAAATTTTCATGCCAAAAGACTAGAGAGAAATCCACAGTGTCTTCTCCTCAACCTACCAAGAAAATGAAGGCTGGACTAACtacaaatgttaaaaaaagGCCCAATGTGGTGAACTTGCATCGGCATGTCCAAATTAGAAGCATTAAATCTCAAAAGGCAAAATTTGTCAAGCATGAATTAGATG AAGATGAAAGTAGAGGCATTTTTCACACTGAACGGCCAAAAGGGGAGCAATTAACTTCTACAGCTTTAAACAGAGCCACAGCTTTCAGATCTGAAAATCCCTCTTTCAAGCTTGTCATGAATCCATCCTTTATTTATGGAGACTACCTG GAAATACCACCTGAATTTGCAGAAATATATTTGAAGAAGACACATGCAGTTGTCATCCTTGAGGTCTTGGAAGGGAGAACATGGCCTGTTATTTGTTCTGCTCCTACAATTACTGGGGGATGGCACAAATTTGCATCTGAAAATCATTTGAATGTGGGGGACGTTTGTGTTTTTGAACTGATCCAGAAGATCCAGGGCCTTGCCTTCAAGGTTTCCATCTTTCGAGGTGCAGAAGAACCAAGTTGCCCCATTTCACAAG CAAGTGCCGATGGATTCTGTGAGGAAGTATTTTGTAAAGATGAACTGGAATGTGGTGATGTTACAGTTTAG